The DNA segment gaggtcttttgtctgttccagaggcctggctgaaaactaaaggggacagagtgtttgctgtcagggcccgaggctctggaacaatCTGTCCGAGGAAATCTGCTCTGCagagtcagtgatctcttttaaatcccttcttaaaacattcTTTTAATAGAGAGCCTTACCtgatttactttttacttttatttgctCAGTTTTTGTGTCCTAAAAAGTTGTCATCAGTTCTTGAAAAAGTTGTGGTATTCATGTCTTGATTGATATAATAAAGCACTTTGGGTAACACTtcacttgaaggtatctacataagagtgacatgacactgtcatgaacttgtcataaacattatgtacatgtcataaatgtttatgactgctgtcattaagtgtcattagtttttttgtaatgacaagttgacattgtttgggttgtcttgattatgacaacttgacattaatcaaagtgacattaccagaagttgtctttgtcatgacaagttgacattaaatttgtttgggatgtccatAAAGACTACTAacataaagacatcttctggtaatgtcatcctggttaatgtcaagttgtcataataaggacatcccaaacaaatttaatgtcaacttgtcatgacaaagacatcttctggtaatgtcactttgattaatgtcaacttgtcataatcaagacaacccaaacaatgttaCTGAGACACTGCTGTATTTCCTGCTGAGACAGTCCCACAAAAAGCTGGTATCTTAAGCCAAGACATGATCGtttcctcaccataaccaagtcATTTTTGTGCCTACTGCAAAGTCTTAGGGCTGCAAAATAGTTTGCTTTGGGTGCATCAGTACAATAAACAAACTAGAAAGTACAGCAGAGATATTCACACACCAATGTAACTGAGCTAGAGAGCCACAAAATATCCACAGGCAgagatcaatgcaaaaacagtttatttaagaCATGCATAAAAAAGGTGCTCAAAATGCAAAAAACTGTGACAAAGAGTgagtaaaaacagcagcaaatgtttcagtGCTGCTGACATGAGAGCTTCACTGAACAggtagagacacagacagatccCCACCAGGTGTGATACATCAATCAGCTGGTGCCACCAATTAGATGAGGTCAACTCCCAGGTGCAGAAGCATGTCTACCAAATCAAAGTGATCTGTCATACGAGTACGACACTAGTTAGTGTTACATATTAGCAACATCACAAGCCAAATGTCTTTGGAAAGTTAGTGTTTGAATATgctgaaacacagcagtgagatGTGTCAGTTGCAAGAATCAAAATCAGAACAGTGTTTGAGATGTTGACTAAAACATGAAATTCATTTGAACATGTCAAATGTGGAGCTGGAATGGACGATTGGTTTGATTTTAAGTCGTCTACTGGCAGTAAAATTTCTCTAAAAGTTTGTTTAGGAGCTCCGAGGACATTGTGtgtgatgaatgaaaaattgGAGAGACATCTAACAATCCATAGCTCCTTTCATGACTCTGCTGTTGAAGCCAATTTTCCAGTCATGCCATGTCATGTGAGGTGCAAGAGAacagtgtgagagagaaagtcaTTTGCAAAGGTTGATCAACAGTTTCAGCTTCCTGTTGAAGGCGTGGTTTGTGAAGCTGATCTATTTATGGCAACTTCCCTCCAGAAAGCAAAACTAGTTGGTACAAGTGCTGAGCTACACAGAGAGAAGGACTGTCAGCACAGTTTATGgttagaaaaacacattttaggtTTCGAGTTGGCACGGTAGAGAGAAACAAGGTTATTTTGATGATAAGTTTGGGGTTTAGAAGCAAGGAAGTCTATATTTTAAGTGGATACATTGAGATCATAAAAACTGAAAGGTAGTTAAAATGTTTAGGGTCAGTCATTGCAAAAACAGGCTCAGGTAAAGTCCAGGTGGGTGACGGTTGAGTATTTGTTCAGCTACAGTAACTTTGTCTCATAAATCTCAGTTCCTGACACCATGTTTGAACTTTGAGCCTTCTGCAAATGATGTTGTCTGACAGAGAAGCAATGAACGAGCACCTGCTGAAAATACTGATCGTTGGCGATGGAACTGTTGGAAAAACCTCCTTTGTGAGCCGCTACGTCAACGGACTGTTCAGCAAGAGCTACAAGGCGACAGTGGGAGGTAAGGCTGCTTTGGTTTATCAAGGTGCTGTAGGAGAATGTGACTGTACAGGATCTTAATCTTGGGTTGGatcgtgtatgtgtgtgtgtgtgtgtgtgtgtgagagtgagtgaataTTTCATTACTGCTGAAAACTTTATACAGATGTGTTTCAGTAgggcaaaatgtggtcctggtgacACGTTACAGCAGGAACTCCTATAGACACTGTTTTGAGTACTTTGGCAGGTCTCTGTAGACAGATTTTTGTCATCGCAATAATGTCACAACGGTGCaagatacattaaaaaaaacttcataggTGTGTGTACTTGAGGTCAAAATGAAGGCCAAGGTTCAATCCCCTGCTCAAAGTGGTGAAAGGGTAAGTAAGAACGGCGTCATTGGCCCCCCCACCACCTGGGGTGGCTGTGGTTCAGAAGCGAGAGCAGTTTGTCCACTTATTGGAAGATCCTTGTGAAAGATACTAAactccatctgtgtgtgaatgtgtgtgcaaatgggtgaatgtgacatgtagtgtaaaagcgctttgattGGTCAAGGGACGAGAAAAGCACTATATTGCTTTACGCCCCTGGCTGACATTCTCTTTAAGTCATGGATTGCTATATCGCCACTGGAGCGATCCCATCTCAAGATGGTGAGAAATATCTTGAACCTCTGGAACTTATTTAACCTGTTAAGAATTTTTTTCAGTATATCCTAAATACTTTGTCAAACAGGTGACACATGGCTcctgaaaaactgtttttcacctGACAATGGCGATTTGATCTCAAACTTTATTCAAAAAGTCCGTGTTTAACATTTGAAGGGAGCTAAAATGAAACCTGCTGTTCACTCTCACTTTTTCTAATGTTCTCCTGCTTCATTGAAGCTTTATTGGCATTAGGAGTAAATCAAAAATGTTTCCAAAGAATAAACATAAACAGAGGAGAGTAAATAATACATataacaaatacacaaaaagaAGTGCTATACAGTAAATGGCTTGTTTGTATTTCACATGAAACAACTAGCTTTTGATATCACTTACAGGTGGTGTAAGACTGGTGTTATTCGATATGTGTCATTGGCATCAAGTCTCATGAAAAAAGACCAAACCAACATTGTGTTAGTCTTCCTCTAAATGCTTTGACTTCCCTACCCTGGAACCCAAGCCAAAAGCATGATAGTGTGCTGAACATTTCAGCTGAGGAGAGTTCGAGGAAACTCTTGTGTTTCAATGAAAGTCtggaattttacattttaatttcaaaatttTGCCTATTTTAAGTGGTCTGTACATAGAAATCAGTTTCtgtcctcacttctgtttcagTTCTTTCACTtctcatttatttcttttcacTTCTCTTTCTCTAATATTTGCTTTCTTTATTTCTCCAGTGGATTATGCTGTGAAGCTGCTGCACTGGTCCGATAAAGATAAAGTTAGACTGCAACTATGGGACATCGCAGGTACAAAACATTTCCAGTcgatgggtgggtgggtgggtggataGATGGAAGGATGACACAGGGAACTTTCTGTCCTTCCCTCAGGCCAGGAGCGTTTCATATCCATGACCAGGATCTATTATAAAGGCGCAATGGGATGCGTCGTGATGTTTGACGTCACCAACTCGTCCAGCTTCCTTAACTGTCGCCATTGGAAACGAGACCTTGACAACAAGGCAATGCTGCCCAACGGAGACTCCATCCCCTGCATCCTGCTGGCCAACAAGGTGATTCAGTGCATTTACATAATGAATGATGTATCCTGAAACCCTTCTGGCTCACTTTTTAAATGCACTGCTACATTCAGCTTCCCACCATTTTGAGACTCTTCCAGTGaatcaaatgaataaataatcagTTGAATACAACATTTTATGAAGTAAAATCATTTCATGGGAGGATCAGCATTTCCCattcaaatgaattaaaaaagttAACAAAGTTAACAAAGTTGAGGTCATTTTTACtattttgttttacacaatGTTTGGCTCTTTTTACCCCCTGAAAGACCATTTTTAGGTCTGATGTATGGCATACCTTTTCTTCAGCACAATCCAGTACTAggctaaaggcctttgcacaccaagtccTTGTTTTTTGTTCGAAATTGTTGCACATCTAAACATAAATACAACCTTACGTTGCATCAAACATGTTTGCACATCTACTCCAAAACTTTGGCCAGTCATTTAACTTTTCAAATCAGGTTTGATTTTCCACAGGTTTTTTTTCGCATCCATCAAAAGCCTTTAGAGAGGTGTTTGACCAAGGAGCAGCGAGGAAAATGTGTTATAACCTGCAggatacatatatttatatatatatatatgtgcaaCGAGAAAGAGGAACAGGGCACAGGTGCACAGAGGCCCAACAAGACAAAGGAGTAGAAATAGCTTTACAGCCAAATCTGCCCCCCAGTAGGCTGCTGAATGGCCCCACAAACATTTTCTAATTCATAATGATAACAAACAGATTCGTTACAATGGGAAAGCATCAAAATAAGTGCCGGGGGAGGATCCTCTGGACCCCCCAAAACAGGTCCAGGCTAAGCCCTGAATGTCCTCAATCCTAGAATTGCCTGtgcatacacctgacctgtTAGGGGGCTGCTGCATTTGGCCCCTAGCCTCCTTTCATTTAGTAAAAGTGGCCCCCTGGCAAAGCAACTTGAATATCTCTGTCCTATAGGCTATGGAAGTAATGTCTTTGACATCTTTCAAGACAAACAGAAAGTAACAGAAGCCTCTCCAGAAATGCACAACAACAATGATGATGCCTCCAGCAGTGAGCAATTTAATAGCCGCACAGTATTATTTCATAACTAAGGTAGTCGCAGTACCAAATGCAAGATGCAGGCAGTGGCCTCAGCCAGGGGGCAACTTCAGTGGAAAGAAGTAGGGGCACATATGTGTCGTTACATTTTGACTCATATTCTAAATTTTCACAATGAAtagaacaaaaaaatgtaccaTGCACAGTGTGCAAGGTATCTGTGCACTCTATCAGAAGATGGATTTACGAAATGCATATGAAAAAACAGGGACTTGGTGTACAAAGGCCGTTAGGTTATCAGGTCAAGTCAATTCAATTTGAaagcccaatattacaaatcacaaatttCCCTCAGGGGTctttacaatctgtacagcaCACAGACCTTCTGTCCTTTACCTCGCTCTAGAGAAGGAAAAAATTCCCTGAAtgaggaaaaatgaaagaaaccTCAGGTACAGCAACTGAGGAGCAAAATCAGTATCTTACTCCAACCTCGGGGAGTCGTGCAAGACTGTGACCCACTCAATTTACAACAACACAATGTCTCTCTGCCCCTCCCTCTCCGTCTCTACAGTGTGACCTTCCTCAGCGGGTCGTGTCAGCGGACAGCATCGACAAGTTCAGTCAGGCCAACGGCTTCATCACGTGGATGGAGATTTCAGTAAAAGAGAACAAGAACATTGGAGAGGCTATGAGGTAACTCAAGAAGATGACATGATACAGTGTGAATGGAGAGTACATTTCAAGGTAATAGGCTGGAGTAGactaacagaaacaaacaggcCTGCCATTCTAAATAGCCAACAAGAAATGCCTCTCACCTTTGTAGAGTCATCGTGAATGAAAACTGTGCACCCATTATTGAGTCATTCATCTTGGTCTGAATCACAGGAGCAACCAGGAAAGAAAAGCGTCCTTTCACACAGTTCTTTGCCCTGGTCTCTTCCTAGTTCTGTTTTAAAGTTCTCCAAAGGGATGCAACCTGGTGGCATCACTCACTGATCGTTACAGGTCGATCTAATGAATGCAAACAAAGGCTTAATTGAGTAGAACTGGGCAATATATCGAAAGTATATTGATATCATCTCGAATTGTGGATATTGTAATAgaaatgtttcctgttttaaaggcagcattacagtaaagggatgtttgcctttacccactttgTCATAATATTGGggcattactgatgattattaaaAATCTCATTGAGTGGAAGCACCAACAGTCAATCCTGCAATATTATCATCACATTATTGAGGTGTTAAGTCAAACATATTGTGATGTTTGATTTTAGCCATATTGCCCAGCTCTATTAGTAAGTTGGAAATCCCATATACCTGTACATGTGTTGTCTGCTGTTGGGTTTAAACGTTATGGCTTCCTTGGTCACAATTATATAGCCTAGTTAGTAAACAaggtaaaaataatggacgtagccaccatgacatcacccagtggtttgtggactccagttTTAAGCCTCAAATTAGGCATTTTGGCCAGTGCCATCTTTGATTTTTggtgccagaagtgaccatatttggccCAGAGGGTGGGGCTAACTTTAATGCTAACTTtgatgcatttacagctatggctGATtttgataatgctaatgctgatTTTAAATAGCGAAAAGCAGGATTAAAACAATATGTAACTAGAAAAGCAGTCAGAGTGTGCAGACCTcagccaagtaggtgatattccctctcCCTCACCTTCCCCCCCTAACGTTAGCTAATCGCTAACATTTAGCTAAGTTTTGCTAACCGCTAACGTTTGTCAATCGCTAACGTTATGCTACCTTTTATAACAGCAAGAATAAACACACCTGTAGGAAAGAAATAGACAACGTTGCCGTTTATGgctgtttaaaaatgtgctgGCTCTAGTACCAGCTGAAGATGACTTCAATGTaattgctaacgttagctaatcgCTAATGttggctaaagttagctaatCGCTAACATTGGCTAACGTTAGGTAATCACAAACGTTTAGCTAACTTTCACTAACCGCTAACGTCTGTCAATAGCTAACGTTATGTGCATTACAAAACATCAAGTTGGGTGGTAGTTTTAATCAACAGCAGCGTCTTGAACATATCGTGTCATTGAGTCAGGAAAACTGCCATTCAGTCAGACGATAGACTTTATGTGTTCCTGACGAACCCAAGTAGGCCTACTCGCCACTGCCAACTGGTGGCGCACGTCTGGTCATGGAATGAGTCTGTTCTAAAACTCGGTGAATACACAGTGTTATTTAGCACTatcttattattttatccactttgcttcaaccgatcaccaacATCactattttgcagacaaacaagcagacagacaaacagaccaacgccggtgaaaacataacctccttggtggaggtaattACTGGAAAAACAGAACATCCAACACCATGGAGGCTCTTTTAGTACAATCCAACGCTGATCGATCAttttttaggcaaccaaaatgttacaattcactctcatgaactgaaaacacactgaaacagtgATAGCCTGTGAACCTGGGGTTATGCCATGGTTACGTTACCCAACCACCACTGTCGCCATGGTAGAGCCTTGTCAATggatggcacccacctgtcactcaaagcagccaggCCCTAGAGACAtgtataaacatgtttacttatGCTGTAAAgtcaggcattttaacatggaagtctatggggattgaccacggatgtataaagagacctggatgcAGCATTGGAGGCAGGACCCCATTCATTTGTATAAAAGTTGCTCAGgagcgcatgaagccaaaaaaggtCTATTTCTGCTGCATGAAATTACATATGATCATCGCTGCTTCCGCATCATTGGGCCCAAGGAGCAAGCCTGCAAGAGATTACCactacttccagtttagcgctTCACTAACATGAATGGGAATAAAAATGATTCAATCttgcggctcttctagactttccaaatgttattggactgaatggatTAAATGTTGATAGTGGGATGAGTCATTTTGCAGAGGTTGAGATGCTCAGTGCCCAGTGTCaatctatgggaaaaagtatttttgggcccaatggcatcacgtgacagacCTCACAAATTACAGTACCACTGTTCAGCCACTACAAAAACTGACTTCAAAGCCCGGCACTCTTCCTGGGGACCTGGGTTTGACAtgtttctggagccagcctcctgtggccatttgaggaactgcagtttttggcactctttgatggcttcacttttcagccccagaggttgctgatCGGTTTCTGTTTGATTTCTCATGTAAAAGTTTTAACAGCGAACTGGAATGATATCATAGTAATTTGCAAACTTAATTTCTCACATGTTAATGTAAATTCACCATGATTAGGTAGGTATACTAATAGGTGGATGGGTAGGTtaccaaggaggaagtggatatactctcctatatattccaatagctatttggctgataggtgggtatactgtaaacagcaAGAAAAGGAGTTGGGTATCCCCTCCATACCTACGTATACCCTCCTCTACACCAGTGAATTTAACCCCAACACTGCGATACTGCTCCAccaacatgtgtttgttgtgtttagtgAAGGCATCTGCAAACGTGACTTACAGCTTCCAGCCTTTTCATTCAGGTGGCACCGCACCTAGTTGTTCACAGCCTTGGCCTAAATCTTGACAGATCACAGACGGGTTTACAATGGGAGGCAAAAAGGATGTGG comes from the Epinephelus lanceolatus isolate andai-2023 chromosome 8, ASM4190304v1, whole genome shotgun sequence genome and includes:
- the LOC117257840 gene encoding ras-related protein Rab-7L1-like isoform X1 codes for the protein MMLSDREAMNEHLLKILIVGDGTVGKTSFVSRYVNGLFSKSYKATVGVDYAVKLLHWSDKDKVRLQLWDIAGQERFISMTRIYYKGAMGCVVMFDVTNSSSFLNCRHWKRDLDNKAMLPNGDSIPCILLANKCDLPQRVVSADSIDKFSQANGFITWMEISVKENKNIGEAMRRLVQNILSVQSSLDPLQPGPQDSVYLQLDSECTSRGEGCC
- the LOC117257840 gene encoding ras-related protein Rab-7L1-like isoform X2, with protein sequence MNEHLLKILIVGDGTVGKTSFVSRYVNGLFSKSYKATVGVDYAVKLLHWSDKDKVRLQLWDIAGQERFISMTRIYYKGAMGCVVMFDVTNSSSFLNCRHWKRDLDNKAMLPNGDSIPCILLANKCDLPQRVVSADSIDKFSQANGFITWMEISVKENKNIGEAMRRLVQNILSVQSSLDPLQPGPQDSVYLQLDSECTSRGEGCC